One Paenibacillus crassostreae DNA segment encodes these proteins:
- a CDS encoding glycosyltransferase family 4 protein, whose protein sequence is MKILLATYWPIPHVGGVWPFMVQLKAKLESMGHEVDILGNGDDATNSFIYMQNQNRRLSKDKLLPLLKAKLNLTTYPILHANPLVNYAEFQRYMYELAAAYFNVNDYDVIHTQDVISTTAIARIRHPNTALVATLHGCVAHEIRKINHPTDFVAQAYYDAIEYTGSTSAEVTHVANRWLYDILTNEYKVPAEQLEVFPYGFDVDTFINRMHMGSDLARPSDKKVIIFTGRLVQLKGIHFLLTALSKLKKKRDDWVCWIVGEGEEKTNLMKQSNDLGLQKHVIFLGIRNDIPALLHQSDIFVLPSLIENQSISLIEAQIAGKAAIVSNAGGLPEMVEHEVTGLLTPVGDSDALAKSLKRLLKEDAYRTELGIAAQQWAMKQWPMNAMSEQLLNLYQTAIQKRRQG, encoded by the coding sequence GTGAAAATACTGCTTGCAACATACTGGCCCATTCCACATGTTGGAGGGGTATGGCCTTTTATGGTGCAGCTTAAAGCTAAGCTGGAATCCATGGGTCATGAAGTCGATATTCTCGGAAATGGGGACGACGCTACAAACTCATTTATTTATATGCAGAATCAAAATCGAAGACTTTCAAAGGATAAACTGCTTCCATTACTAAAGGCCAAGTTAAATTTAACAACTTATCCTATTCTCCATGCTAATCCCCTTGTCAATTATGCGGAATTTCAAAGGTATATGTATGAATTAGCTGCCGCTTACTTCAATGTAAATGACTATGATGTGATTCATACACAAGATGTCATATCTACTACTGCTATTGCTCGAATTCGTCATCCCAACACTGCTTTAGTAGCCACACTGCACGGTTGCGTAGCGCATGAAATAAGAAAAATCAATCACCCAACAGATTTTGTAGCTCAGGCTTATTATGATGCGATTGAATATACAGGATCCACATCTGCTGAGGTTACACATGTTGCCAACCGATGGCTGTATGATATTCTGACGAATGAATATAAGGTGCCCGCTGAACAACTAGAAGTGTTTCCATATGGTTTTGATGTAGATACCTTTATCAACCGGATGCATATGGGAAGTGACTTAGCCCGCCCTTCTGACAAGAAGGTCATTATCTTTACTGGGCGGTTAGTACAATTGAAAGGAATTCATTTTCTTTTAACCGCTCTTAGTAAATTAAAGAAAAAACGTGATGACTGGGTTTGTTGGATTGTCGGTGAAGGGGAAGAAAAAACGAATCTTATGAAACAATCGAATGACCTTGGTCTACAGAAGCATGTCATATTTCTAGGAATTAGAAACGATATCCCTGCACTGTTACACCAGTCTGATATTTTCGTACTACCAAGCCTGATCGAAAATCAATCCATTTCATTAATCGAAGCACAAATAGCTGGAAAAGCAGCCATTGTCAGCAATGCTGGAGGTTTACCTGAGATGGTTGAACACGAGGTTACTGGACTCCTAACTCCAGTAGGGGATAGTGATGCATTAGCGAAAAGTTTGAAGAGGTTACTAAAAGAAGATGCCTATCGGACGGAACTCGGTATAGCCGCCCAGCAATGGGCAATGAAGCAATGGCCGATGAATGCTATGTCGGAACAGTTGCTTAATCTGTATCAGACCGCTATCCAAAAAAGAAGACAGGGGTAA
- a CDS encoding SDR family NAD(P)-dependent oxidoreductase: MLTQSTILVTGGTGSIGYELITQLLAYNPKKVVVYTRNESAQVTMKQTFNDNRLSFCIGDIRDKEALFKAFVGIDYVFHLAALKHVPICEEQPIEALKTNVGGTQNVIDAALHHGVKKVINMSTDKAADPSNFYGTTKAIGEKMMILSNNLNTNTKMICVRGGNILGTSGSVLHLFMKQIRENNQVGITDKRMVRFFMTLQEVTALLIKAAIDGIGGEVFIMAMPACRIIDLAEVLIEMSGKKNTGIVEHGIRPGEKLNELLISEYESQNAVQYNEQLIVILPTNENLKLQEHYSSFPPLTNKTYSSNDVLMSKDEIKTMLIKSGFIS, encoded by the coding sequence ATGTTAACGCAATCTACTATTCTGGTCACTGGTGGAACAGGTTCAATAGGCTACGAACTGATTACACAGTTACTTGCGTATAATCCGAAAAAAGTAGTCGTATATACAAGGAATGAATCTGCACAAGTTACGATGAAACAGACCTTTAACGATAATAGATTGTCTTTTTGTATCGGGGATATCCGCGATAAGGAAGCGTTATTCAAAGCTTTCGTAGGTATCGATTACGTATTCCATCTAGCTGCGCTCAAGCATGTTCCAATCTGTGAGGAACAACCTATCGAAGCTCTAAAAACGAATGTGGGTGGTACACAAAATGTGATTGACGCTGCCTTGCATCATGGCGTGAAAAAAGTTATTAACATGTCGACTGATAAGGCTGCAGATCCGAGTAATTTTTACGGTACGACAAAAGCCATTGGGGAAAAGATGATGATTTTGTCGAATAATTTGAATACGAATACCAAAATGATTTGCGTAAGGGGAGGGAATATTCTAGGTACAAGTGGAAGTGTGCTCCACTTATTTATGAAGCAAATTAGAGAGAACAATCAAGTGGGAATTACGGATAAGCGGATGGTTCGATTCTTCATGACGTTACAAGAAGTGACTGCACTTCTGATCAAAGCCGCTATTGATGGTATAGGTGGTGAAGTTTTTATTATGGCCATGCCCGCGTGCAGAATCATTGATCTAGCTGAGGTATTGATCGAGATGTCCGGTAAGAAGAATACAGGAATAGTAGAGCATGGCATCAGACCAGGTGAGAAACTGAACGAACTGCTTATATCTGAATACGAAAGTCAAAATGCGGTACAATATAACGAACAATTAATTGTTATACTTCCAACTAATGAAAATCTCAAGTTGCAAGAGCATTACTCCAGTTTTCCACCGCTTACGAACAAAACCTATTCTTCTAATGATGTATTGATGAGCAAGGATGAAATTAAGACTATGTTGATTAAGAGTGGGTTTATCTCTTGA
- a CDS encoding carbohydrate ABC transporter permease, translated as MALPSQKGKSSSNLIFSIVNNTLLILISLACLLPFINVIASSFASTQEVVAKRFILFPTTFSLDAYRYILSTPTIFNGLGVSIGVTVVGTIVSMILTSLMAYGLSRRYLYGRNFINFIVVFSMLFSGGMIPTFLVVKSLGLIDSYWSLILPVSLNAFNMIIMRNFFQALPDSLEESAKIDGSTDLGVFLKIMVPLALPSIATISLFYAVTYWNTYMNAILYINDSNKWPIQVLLRQIVIVSSGMQAEGTSVDVIPPAQTVKMAVIVVATIPMLIAYPFVQKHFTKGALLGAVKG; from the coding sequence GTGGCACTACCATCACAAAAAGGAAAATCAAGTAGCAATCTTATTTTTTCAATTGTAAACAATACTTTATTAATTCTTATTTCTCTTGCCTGTCTCTTGCCATTCATTAATGTGATTGCCAGTTCTTTTGCTTCAACTCAAGAAGTTGTTGCAAAACGATTCATCTTATTTCCTACAACCTTCTCATTAGATGCTTATCGGTATATTCTTTCAACTCCAACCATATTTAATGGACTAGGTGTTTCTATCGGTGTAACTGTAGTAGGGACTATCGTCAGCATGATCCTTACTTCACTTATGGCCTACGGATTATCAAGAAGATATCTCTATGGTAGAAACTTCATTAATTTCATAGTCGTATTCTCTATGTTGTTTAGTGGAGGGATGATTCCTACCTTCCTAGTAGTAAAGAGCTTAGGATTAATCGATTCCTATTGGTCATTAATTCTGCCAGTCTCACTTAACGCATTTAACATGATTATTATGCGTAACTTTTTTCAGGCTTTACCTGATAGTTTGGAAGAGTCGGCTAAGATCGACGGAAGTACCGATCTGGGCGTATTCCTTAAAATTATGGTACCGTTAGCCTTACCATCCATTGCGACCATTTCTCTTTTCTATGCAGTAACTTATTGGAATACGTACATGAATGCCATTCTTTATATCAATGACTCTAACAAATGGCCGATTCAAGTCTTGCTTCGCCAAATCGTTATCGTCTCTAGCGGTATGCAGGCAGAAGGGACTTCAGTTGATGTGATTCCACCTGCACAAACGGTTAAGATGGCTGTTATTGTAGTTGCAACCATTCCAATGCTAATTGCTTATCCATTTGTGCAAAAGCACTTTACAAAAGGGGCATTATTAGGTGCAGTAAAAGGTTAA
- a CDS encoding DUF1796 family putative cysteine peptidase, protein MRLAELEGKYDSIFSLGDLCLASIQLEKNNLRLFSGVLDWVGSPQLPEVSRLLMNRFTGFMELENLRVVGDAGADMLLVSDEYYHIFSNHDFSKVLNPNNNLFDYPNVKQKFDRRIQRFLEKMENSERILFVRTEGNLQEVYDLQMVLAGLVKHDFRILVINHAPVDGIVELNWPIEKVCAVQFPDGEKWAGNDELWKTMLKGIHHL, encoded by the coding sequence ATGAGACTTGCGGAGTTAGAAGGGAAATATGATAGTATTTTCAGTTTGGGAGACCTTTGTCTTGCTTCTATTCAGCTTGAGAAAAACAACTTAAGACTATTTTCGGGTGTGCTAGATTGGGTGGGGTCACCGCAATTACCTGAAGTGAGTCGGCTATTGATGAATCGATTTACAGGCTTCATGGAACTAGAGAACTTGAGGGTGGTTGGAGATGCAGGCGCAGATATGCTCCTAGTGTCGGATGAATATTATCATATTTTTTCCAACCATGATTTTAGCAAAGTGCTGAATCCTAACAACAACTTATTTGATTATCCTAATGTAAAACAAAAATTTGATCGACGTATTCAGCGCTTTCTAGAAAAGATGGAAAATAGTGAACGAATTCTTTTTGTCAGAACAGAAGGTAACCTTCAGGAAGTATATGATCTTCAGATGGTTTTAGCAGGATTAGTAAAGCATGATTTCCGGATTCTTGTCATTAATCATGCTCCTGTAGATGGTATTGTGGAATTAAATTGGCCGATAGAAAAAGTATGTGCTGTTCAATTTCCCGACGGAGAAAAATGGGCAGGTAACGATGAACTATGGAAAACGATGCTTAAAGGGATTCACCATTTATAA
- a CDS encoding extracellular solute-binding protein — protein MNQTAKKLVALMLCSGLLLTACGGGNNSGNTSNNANSGKNANSGKNAEAYDENAKATISWLNILHTASPPTDTVLDQIEEKTNSEIKFSWIPDASKEERLNTALASNSLSDIVTLTILDNSAVRNALKSGMFWEVESYLDDYPNLAAISQDTRTSASIGGKLYGVPFQKDLARNGVVIRKDWLDKLGLAIPKTTDELMAAAKAFTEQDPDGNGKNDTTGFMDRSDLIYGAFKTLGSYFGTPTNWSVNDEGIMTPEFDTEEYISTMNFMKELYDNGYINKDFPVTAKTDQQQNFAQGKAGIYVGALFDSKNLKNLAKGIQDNMELVMVNNITATGNESDRAIWSATNGVGGLLAFPKSEVKDEAELKRILKFVNDLMSDEIHGLMTYGIEGVHYTVGEDNAVTIKDQPLWQQEVQPFASSRPKETGYKLHDSDPLKVEAEKLIAENAKYALLNPAHSLESETNTTQGSELQKIITDATYKYILGEYQLDEFKSAVESWKKQGGSNIIKEYESAYKEINQ, from the coding sequence ATGAATCAAACGGCCAAAAAGCTAGTAGCCTTAATGCTCTGCAGCGGACTTTTGCTCACAGCTTGTGGTGGAGGCAATAACAGTGGGAATACTAGTAACAATGCTAACTCTGGTAAGAATGCTAACTCTGGTAAGAATGCTGAAGCCTATGATGAAAATGCAAAAGCAACTATTTCATGGTTAAATATTTTGCATACGGCTTCGCCGCCAACAGATACTGTACTGGATCAGATTGAAGAGAAGACCAACAGCGAAATTAAGTTCTCATGGATTCCAGATGCATCTAAGGAGGAACGTCTCAATACAGCTTTGGCTTCAAATTCACTATCAGATATTGTAACATTAACGATACTCGATAATTCAGCAGTACGTAATGCATTGAAATCTGGGATGTTCTGGGAGGTAGAAAGTTATTTAGATGATTATCCCAACTTGGCCGCTATTTCTCAAGACACTCGCACTTCCGCTTCTATTGGTGGTAAATTATATGGGGTACCTTTCCAAAAGGATCTTGCGCGGAATGGTGTTGTGATTCGAAAAGATTGGCTAGATAAACTAGGATTAGCAATTCCTAAAACAACAGATGAATTGATGGCGGCAGCGAAAGCATTTACCGAGCAAGACCCTGATGGTAATGGTAAAAATGATACAACAGGATTTATGGATCGAAGTGACTTGATCTATGGTGCCTTTAAGACATTGGGTTCGTATTTTGGAACACCAACCAATTGGAGTGTAAACGACGAGGGTATCATGACACCAGAGTTTGACACCGAAGAATATATCTCAACGATGAATTTTATGAAGGAATTATATGATAACGGTTACATTAATAAGGATTTCCCAGTTACTGCAAAAACAGATCAACAACAAAACTTTGCTCAAGGTAAAGCTGGAATTTATGTAGGAGCCTTGTTTGATAGTAAGAACTTGAAGAACTTAGCGAAAGGTATTCAAGACAATATGGAATTGGTCATGGTTAATAATATAACAGCTACAGGAAATGAAAGTGATCGAGCCATTTGGTCTGCGACCAATGGAGTCGGTGGTTTGCTGGCTTTTCCTAAATCGGAAGTGAAAGATGAAGCTGAACTGAAACGAATTCTTAAATTTGTGAATGACTTGATGTCGGATGAAATTCATGGATTGATGACTTATGGTATTGAAGGAGTCCATTATACAGTTGGCGAAGATAATGCCGTAACCATTAAAGACCAACCATTGTGGCAACAAGAAGTTCAACCATTTGCTTCATCGCGTCCTAAAGAAACGGGTTACAAACTTCATGATTCCGATCCATTAAAAGTGGAAGCAGAGAAACTAATTGCTGAGAATGCAAAATATGCGCTCTTGAATCCAGCTCATTCATTAGAATCTGAAACGAATACGACACAGGGATCAGAATTACAAAAAATAATAACAGATGCTACTTATAAATACATTCTTGGTGAGTATCAATTGGATGAGTTTAAATCTGCCGTGGAAAGTTGGAAGAAGCAAGGTGGAAGTAACATCATAAAAGAATACGAATCCGCTTACAAAGAAATTAACCAATAA
- a CDS encoding GDP-mannose 4,6-dehydratase: MKAIVTGGAGFIGSHLVDHLLSIGFDVHIIDNLYSGHLSYVHPQAIFHQEDIRSQESKEIIVREKPDVVFHMAAQADVQRSINDPCFDADVNITGTVNLLNACQAASVKRVIFSSTSAVYGDLQNSLITEKDPAIPISYYGLSKWTAEAYIRIFSMLHGMPFTILRYGNVYGPRQMPKGEGGVISVFIQRIKEGLPLQIQGDGEQTRDFVFVKDVVKANIAAIKYGTQETIHISTGRSITINNLVHMLKQIHGSDINTTYTMAREGDIRHSCLDCSKANRELQWQSEVDMINGLIETYHFK, encoded by the coding sequence ATGAAAGCTATTGTAACGGGTGGAGCAGGGTTTATTGGCTCGCATCTTGTAGATCACCTTTTGAGTATTGGTTTTGATGTGCATATCATAGATAACTTATACTCCGGACATTTATCCTATGTCCATCCACAAGCTATTTTTCATCAGGAAGACATTCGTAGCCAAGAAAGTAAAGAAATCATTGTAAGGGAAAAGCCCGATGTAGTATTCCACATGGCAGCTCAGGCGGACGTGCAGCGTTCCATAAACGACCCTTGCTTTGATGCTGACGTCAACATCACGGGAACGGTAAATTTGCTTAATGCCTGTCAAGCTGCTTCCGTTAAAAGAGTCATTTTTTCCTCCACATCCGCCGTCTACGGGGACTTGCAGAATTCTCTAATCACTGAAAAGGATCCAGCGATTCCTATCTCCTACTATGGTTTGTCCAAGTGGACAGCCGAAGCGTATATACGTATTTTTTCCATGCTGCATGGGATGCCATTTACGATTCTTCGCTACGGTAACGTATATGGTCCAAGGCAAATGCCTAAAGGAGAAGGCGGAGTCATTTCAGTCTTCATACAAAGAATTAAGGAAGGACTACCCTTACAAATTCAAGGAGATGGTGAACAAACGCGTGATTTTGTATTTGTAAAGGATGTCGTGAAAGCCAATATTGCTGCGATAAAGTATGGAACCCAAGAGACCATTCATATCAGCACAGGTCGCAGTATTACCATCAATAACTTGGTCCATATGTTGAAACAGATACACGGTTCCGATATCAATACTACTTATACGATGGCTAGAGAAGGAGATATTCGTCATAGTTGCCTCGATTGTAGTAAAGCTAACCGTGAGTTACAATGGCAATCGGAAGTAGACATGATTAATGGATTAATAGAAACTTATCACTTTAAATAA
- a CDS encoding AraC family transcriptional regulator encodes MKKGRIFYTIFIPILVLGAGLVISFGSYIYISTTSSVIERVANTKQSYIAQTKNNLENKIQSIEYAFNTYSTTSSFSKVVENPITERDFEEYRDVNSQLNYIATMGMEETNYSLISLEQNWQISNGRLSYLSESDREDLYKTYIDNQDQSLFWIKTDNGIRFVNTLPVFSKDKQAIALSDISLQTLKRTIQTDEQMAVFILDKKGELMYRTESSEDLSNEQLKQISKEISTQQDRGVLTLDIANKSIQVIYTKSTYNNWNYITLLNEDEISKALKTTKFGIATMVFILTLLIIVVAYVISVYFTRPFQRIKHSLPNDAEINTQNEIDWIIYSIDSILTEKESLQKLMRSEMPQLETQLILNLFRNRVTEEELAQKLSRFGYQVAKNQRYVTMLIQLDNLGGREASDRDIMLLAINKIVEEVVPKQQRLLPVILNDHTQATILMFKGMNEQEIDKLVLDFATTLMRKVKEYLQLSISVGISKSYENLFESKEACEMSKQALHHRLNLGKESIIFYEEISMTVSGPVLLHYPVEIESKLFDAIRLGEEEQVCSILHLLLIELMKKNKNSMNLEVMLVRFVNNLIQFAQLSGIEIPLTQDNHALYHRLLDIRNPEEIERMLVEEVILPMVWSMKERTSEQFRSVSEKIAGIVRSEYDQELSLELIGDRLHYNPSYLSNIFKKEYGTTFSEYLMNYRLEMAKKWLIETDLTIKDIAERLQYHNSQNFIRSFRKKEHITPGAYRKSNEVI; translated from the coding sequence ATGAAAAAAGGTAGAATATTTTATACAATTTTCATTCCTATTTTAGTTCTGGGAGCAGGCCTTGTCATTAGTTTTGGTAGTTATATCTATATCAGTACAACAAGTTCAGTTATTGAAAGAGTTGCAAATACCAAGCAAAGTTACATAGCGCAAACGAAAAATAATCTAGAAAATAAGATCCAAAGTATTGAATATGCTTTTAATACTTATAGCACCACCAGCTCATTTAGCAAAGTGGTGGAGAATCCTATAACGGAAAGGGATTTTGAGGAGTATCGAGATGTTAACTCTCAACTTAATTATATTGCTACGATGGGAATGGAAGAAACAAATTACTCGCTGATTAGTCTTGAACAGAATTGGCAAATATCTAACGGAAGATTATCCTATTTGTCAGAAAGTGATCGGGAAGATTTATATAAGACTTATATTGACAATCAGGATCAAAGTTTGTTTTGGATCAAGACAGATAATGGTATTCGCTTTGTAAATACGTTGCCAGTTTTCTCTAAAGATAAGCAAGCTATTGCATTATCAGATATTTCCTTGCAAACATTAAAGCGTACGATCCAAACAGATGAACAAATGGCAGTTTTTATTCTAGATAAAAAAGGCGAATTGATGTACCGAACGGAATCCAGTGAAGATTTATCTAACGAGCAGCTCAAGCAAATCTCAAAGGAGATTAGTACACAACAAGATAGGGGCGTATTGACGCTAGATATTGCGAATAAATCGATACAAGTCATTTATACAAAATCTACTTATAATAATTGGAATTATATAACTTTACTGAATGAAGATGAAATATCGAAAGCGTTAAAAACGACGAAATTTGGGATCGCTACAATGGTGTTTATATTAACCTTACTGATTATCGTAGTAGCATATGTGATTTCTGTTTATTTTACGAGGCCGTTTCAACGAATTAAACACAGTCTTCCTAATGACGCAGAGATCAATACACAAAATGAAATTGATTGGATTATCTACTCTATTGATTCCATTTTAACTGAGAAGGAAAGCCTCCAAAAATTGATGCGTTCTGAAATGCCACAACTTGAAACACAATTGATTCTGAATCTATTTCGAAACCGTGTCACTGAGGAGGAGTTAGCACAAAAATTATCTCGATTCGGTTATCAAGTGGCGAAGAATCAAAGATATGTCACCATGTTAATTCAATTAGATAATTTAGGTGGACGAGAGGCATCCGATCGGGACATCATGTTACTAGCGATTAACAAAATAGTAGAGGAAGTTGTTCCAAAACAGCAAAGATTGCTTCCAGTTATTCTAAATGACCATACCCAAGCCACCATCTTGATGTTTAAAGGCATGAACGAACAAGAGATTGATAAGCTAGTGTTGGATTTTGCCACAACATTGATGAGGAAAGTGAAAGAATACTTGCAATTATCCATTAGCGTGGGTATTAGTAAATCGTATGAGAATTTATTCGAGAGTAAGGAAGCCTGTGAAATGAGTAAGCAAGCTTTACACCATCGTTTGAATCTGGGAAAAGAATCTATCATATTCTATGAAGAGATTTCAATGACAGTTTCAGGTCCAGTGCTTCTTCATTACCCTGTGGAAATAGAATCAAAACTATTTGATGCGATTCGATTAGGTGAAGAAGAACAAGTATGTTCTATATTGCATTTATTATTGATTGAATTGATGAAGAAAAACAAAAACTCAATGAACTTAGAAGTAATGCTAGTACGATTCGTTAACAATTTGATTCAATTTGCGCAGCTTTCAGGAATAGAAATACCATTGACACAAGATAACCACGCATTGTATCACCGATTGTTAGATATTCGTAATCCAGAAGAGATTGAGCGCATGTTGGTAGAAGAAGTTATACTTCCAATGGTGTGGAGTATGAAGGAGCGAACGAGCGAACAATTCCGTAGCGTTTCAGAGAAAATTGCTGGAATTGTACGTTCGGAGTATGATCAAGAGTTATCGTTAGAATTAATTGGGGATCGTCTTCATTACAACCCTAGTTATTTAAGCAATATCTTTAAAAAGGAATATGGTACGACATTTAGTGAGTACTTGATGAACTACCGACTGGAAATGGCGAAAAAATGGTTGATTGAAACTGATCTAACGATTAAAGATATTGCAGAACGATTACAATACCATAATTCGCAAAACTTTATTCGTTCTTTTAGAAAGAAAGAGCATATTACTCCAGGAGCTTATCGAAAGTCCAACGAAGTTATTTGA
- a CDS encoding ABC transporter permease, with translation MKVSIMTPRNNVDLKIEKKKRRKENLASVKRNKMLYFMILPGFLFFILFKYLPMAGLMISFQDYQPFLGIAGSEWVGFKHFIRLFTEPTFFMLLRNTLILFAMNIILFFPLPIILALMLNEVRHRYFKNVIQTIIYIPHFMSWVIIVSITYMFLNIDGGVLNEMIASLGGEKISFLTSTEWLRTVYIGQIIWKELGWSTIIFLAAITVVDTQLYEAVEMDGAGRLRKMWHVTLPAIRPVIITLLILKIGSTLDLGFEHMYLLLNSLNREVAEIFDTYIYTAGLKNGQLSFSTTVGLFKGVVGLILVMGSNKLAKKLGEDGVY, from the coding sequence ATGAAAGTTTCAATTATGACACCAAGGAATAACGTAGATTTAAAAATCGAAAAGAAGAAAAGAAGAAAAGAAAACCTTGCTAGTGTGAAAAGAAATAAGATGCTATACTTCATGATTTTACCAGGATTTTTATTCTTTATTCTATTTAAGTATTTACCTATGGCAGGCTTGATGATCTCATTTCAAGATTATCAGCCGTTCTTAGGGATAGCAGGTAGTGAATGGGTCGGATTCAAACATTTTATTCGCTTGTTTACAGAACCAACCTTTTTCATGTTGTTAAGGAATACATTGATTCTATTTGCGATGAATATTATTTTATTCTTTCCATTACCCATTATTCTGGCGTTAATGCTGAATGAAGTAAGGCATCGTTATTTTAAAAATGTCATTCAAACCATCATCTATATTCCGCATTTTATGTCATGGGTGATCATTGTTTCCATCACATATATGTTTCTGAATATAGATGGTGGAGTTTTAAACGAAATGATTGCTAGTCTAGGAGGAGAGAAGATTAGCTTCTTAACTTCTACTGAATGGTTGCGGACCGTCTACATTGGACAAATCATTTGGAAGGAACTCGGCTGGTCAACAATCATATTTCTAGCTGCTATTACTGTGGTAGATACGCAACTCTATGAAGCTGTAGAAATGGATGGTGCAGGACGTTTAAGAAAGATGTGGCATGTTACTTTGCCGGCAATTCGACCTGTTATCATTACGTTGTTAATTTTAAAGATCGGCAGTACGTTAGACCTTGGATTCGAACATATGTATTTGTTACTTAATTCATTAAACCGCGAAGTTGCTGAAATATTTGATACTTATATTTATACGGCTGGTTTAAAAAATGGGCAATTAAGTTTTAGTACAACAGTAGGGTTATTTAAAGGTGTAGTTGGCTTAATCTTAGTCATGGGTTCGAATAAATTAGCGAAAAAGTTAGGGGAAGATGGGGTTTATTAA
- a CDS encoding glycoside hydrolase family 88/105 protein: MKNTHWTMKTADSIMQRTPKLYEDKGKNGSWSYDYGVILKGFELLFKQTGDHKYLQFIQDNMGYFIQEDGNIRGYRLDEYNIDHINNGKLLFLLYKETKQHKYKAAATLLREQLKTHPRTSEGAFWHKKIYPYQIWLDGLYMGAPFYLEYLLTFEEGKGIDDVTQQFILCEKHTKDSETGLLFHAWDEKRVQPWCDPETGLSLNFWGRSLGWYLMALVDVLEILPREHADYTELVRILNDTLLAVKEYQDVSTGVWYQVVNLGERKGNYLEASASSMIVYAMAKGIRLGVLEDSWYKVLDPAFQGLITEFVLETKEGRVNLNKNCQVAGLGGADRRDGTYAYYISEPIITNDQKGLGAFLQACGEYEQLRSLEGQSTI, encoded by the coding sequence ATGAAAAACACGCATTGGACAATGAAAACAGCCGATTCTATTATGCAACGTACCCCTAAACTATACGAAGATAAAGGCAAGAATGGTAGTTGGTCTTATGACTATGGTGTGATACTAAAAGGATTCGAATTGCTGTTCAAGCAAACGGGAGACCATAAATATTTACAGTTCATTCAAGACAATATGGGCTACTTTATTCAAGAAGATGGAAATATTCGCGGCTATCGTCTTGATGAATATAATATCGACCATATAAATAATGGGAAATTATTATTTCTTCTATATAAAGAAACGAAGCAACATAAATATAAAGCAGCAGCGACCTTATTAAGAGAACAATTGAAGACACATCCTCGTACCTCTGAAGGTGCGTTTTGGCATAAGAAAATCTATCCCTATCAAATTTGGCTAGACGGTCTTTATATGGGAGCACCTTTCTATTTGGAATATTTATTGACCTTCGAAGAAGGAAAAGGGATTGATGATGTCACGCAACAATTTATTTTGTGTGAGAAACATACGAAAGATTCCGAGACAGGGCTGTTATTTCACGCTTGGGATGAAAAGCGAGTTCAACCTTGGTGTGATCCTGAAACCGGGCTTTCTCTCAACTTCTGGGGTCGTTCTCTGGGATGGTATCTCATGGCATTAGTAGATGTACTAGAAATATTACCAAGGGAGCATGCAGATTATACTGAGCTAGTGAGAATTCTAAATGATACGCTATTGGCTGTGAAGGAATATCAAGATGTCAGTACGGGGGTCTGGTATCAAGTTGTAAATTTAGGTGAGCGTAAAGGGAATTACTTAGAGGCTTCAGCTTCAAGTATGATCGTCTACGCGATGGCTAAAGGGATTCGATTAGGTGTTCTAGAAGATAGTTGGTATAAAGTTCTAGATCCAGCATTTCAAGGACTTATTACAGAATTTGTACTTGAAACCAAAGAGGGAAGGGTCAATTTGAATAAAAATTGCCAAGTTGCCGGTCTAGGAGGAGCTGATAGACGTGATGGTACCTACGCGTACTATATTAGTGAACCAATTATCACGAATGATCAAAAAGGTCTAGGCGCTTTTTTGCAAGCGTGCGGCGAATACGAACAACTAAGATCATTAGAAGGTCAAAGTACAATTTGA